TCGGTAGGGGGGCTATGGGTGGCTCCCGCTCCTGAAGCCCAGATCTGAGGAAAGAGAATTCACTCTAGCACTCCTGTCCTCAGGCCAACCCGTCCCCACCTAAGGCCACACCAGAGCCCCAAGTTCCCTACTACTCACCGTCACCACCTGCCCAGCCTTCAGGGTGAACTTTGGTGGGAAGCGGTAAGTCAGCAAGGGATCGTCTCCATTCTGGCGCTTGATCTGCCAGTTGCCCATGGACTGGTCCTgccaggaggggaggagaggagagagaaaggaaggaaggagaggctcAGCTGGGCTCTTGAGTTTATCGTGTTCAAGGGCCCAAGCAGGTGAGTCGTGGTGGTGGTGCCTGAAATCCTGctacgggaggctgaggcaggaggatggctagaGCCCAGGACTTCAAAACCAGCCCAGGCAACATAGTGAGTCCCCCATCTCGAAAATAAGacgaaataaaacaaaaagagtcCAGGCAGAACGGCTACCACCCACATTCACAGGCCGTCCCTCCATCCTCTGCCCTGGCCAGTCACTGCCCTTCTCCCCAAGGATAACAGCTGTGCCCTGTGGAAACTTGAGCTGTACCAGGCACACTGATACTTCTTCTTTCATCTTCCCAACAGCTCAAAGACTTAGGGGTAACTATttcccctattttatttttttaatggtactagagaattgagcccaggggtgctctaacatccccaacccttttctgtttgtttggctGGtgggtttttggtaccaggaattgaacttagtcgctgagccatatccctggccctttttatattttattttgagacagggactcactaagttgcttagggccttgctaagttgctgagactggcttgaacttgtgattctcctgcctcagcctccagaggaacTAGGATTACAGAggggcaccactgcacctggccctttttattttttttagattgggtcttgctaaattgctgagactggcctcaaacttgtgatcctcctgtctcagcctcctgagtctctgggattacaggtgtgcaccaccataacCAGCTTCATCCCAATTTCACTGATAAGGAGACTGATTCTCTTCACGGTTAAATAAAGTTCCCAAGGTCTCAGAGCCATCAAGTCCAGGAGCCAGGAGTGGGACCCAGCTGTTACCTTAGACCCAATCCAGGGAGCCTACCTCATTGGATTTGTTGCGCAGCCGCACAAACTTGCCCTCCTCGTCCACCTCCTCCACAGCCACCCGTCCGCTGGTGCGAGCGTGCTGGGAGAAGCTGCTGCGGCTCTCAGCAGTGGACTCCAGCTTGCGCTTTTTGGTGACGCTCCCCGCACCCTGCGTCTGGGATGAGTGAGAGGAGGCACGGCCACGGGTGCGCTGCgaggtggggctgggggacaGGCGTAGCCTAGGGAAAGGAGACAACGAAGAGGACTAGCGGTCAGGGCGAGCGGAAGCCTGCCGGAAGCTACTTGCTGGCACCGCCTGACTTGACCCAACCCACCTCTCCTCCTCGCCCTCCAGGAGCTTGCGGTAGGCGTGGATCTCCATGTCCAGGGCCAGCTTGATGTCCAGCAGCTCCTGGTATTCGTCCAGCTGCTGCTGCATCCTCGCCCGCATTTCAGCCATCTCCCGTTCCTTCTCTGCCAGCAGCCGCCGGCTCGTGTCCCGCTCCCGGGCCAGCGAGTCCTCCAGGTCCCGAAGCTTCGCCTCCTTGGCTGCCAGCTGGGGTGGAGGAAGCAGGGGTCTGGTGACCCTCCAAGGGCTTCAAGGATGGAGAGGGAGGGACATGAGGTACCAAGGACCCTGTTCAGAACTCATTGCAGGTTCTAATGTGGTGACCAGGAAGTCCTTCCCAATATCTAACTACGATCTCTTGCTCTGAGGCCAGAGCCCATTTCCTCCCGTCACACATGGCACAGCCATTGTTATTCTACCAAATAATACAGATGATTTTCATGCCTCACGCTGCAGAGTATTATGGCTGATCTGTGAGTCAGGGAGGACAAGAATGGGCTCCATTTTCAAATGGCAAAACGAATTTTCTAAGAAGTGGAGGcaagggaagagaaagaaccaGAACAGCGGACAGGCCGTGGGACTCCAAATCCCAGACCCTGCCTCCCAGTCTGTGGTCCTGGGGGCCTGTTCTGTCACCATACCCAGCTTCACCCcgatttcacagatgaggaaagtgatgTTCTTCAGGGCTTCTCCCTACATCTGCGCAGCCCAGTGGTCCCTGGCAGAAGGAGTGAGCGGGGCATCACCTGCTTCTGCAgctggctgagctgggctgagagGCTGTCGATGCGGATGCGCGACTGCTGCAGCTCCTCGTGGGCGGCCCCCACCAGGTTGCTGTTCCTCTCAGCAGACTGCCTGGCGTTGTCCAGCTGCAGGGAGCACACGGAGTCAGGATTGCAGGGATGGGAAGGACGGAAGGAGGGGCCTGAGGACAGCATCACTGCTGAAGCCCCAGGTCCTGGGCCACCCTGAGCTCCCTGCCACCATCTGCCTGTCCTCCGAGGCATCTCCCAGGGCAGGCAGGGGTGGGCTGTGGGGGCAGAGCAGTGAGGGCACCAGGGAGACAGGCACCTTGGCAGAATAGGTCTTCTCCAGCTCCTTCTTGTACTGTTCCACCTGGTCCTCATGCTGGGCGCGCAGCTCCTGCAGAGCATCTGCCAGCCGGCTCTCAAATTCACGCTGTTTCCCATTATCAATCTCCACCAACCGGGTCTCATGGCGGCGCTTGGTCTCACGAAGTTCCTAGAAAGGTTGGATCAAGGACACACAGACTGAAATCAGAACTGGTCCCTTAGAAGTTTAGACCCAGAAGCCCGAGCTCTGCAACCAGCCCTAACCCACAGGCCACTGCCAGATCCACTTTAACTCGGGAGCTGGTGCTGGCCATCCCTGACCCCTGTCCACTATACAGGGGACTCAGCCAGCTGAGCTCTGCATACAGCTTACCCTCTAGCCCCAGGACGGTGTCTGCCaccccccagcccagccccctggCCTACGAAGCACAGTCCCACCTCACTGTAGATGTTCTTCTGGAAGTCCAGTTCCTCCTTGAGGGTCTGCAGCCTGTTCTCAGCATCCACCCGCCGCAGCATCTCATCCTGAAGTTGCTTTTTGGCCTCACCAAGAGCTGCCTCAAGCTAAGAGGAAGTGGGGAGAGTTCAGAGAGACGGGTCTCAGAGCACAAGAACTGGAAAGAAGCTGAACAGTGGCTCTTCACAGGCATCCTTTATACATGAGGAAGGGCCTGGGGAAAGTGAGGGCCTTGGATGCCCCTGGAGGTGTCATGCTAAGATCGacaaggtgtggtggtgcacacctgtgataccagcgatttgggaggctgaggcaggagggtcacaagttcgaAGTCAACCTcatcaacttagcgaggccctcagaaacttagtaagacccctgtctcaagataaaaaaataaagaggctggagttgtagctcggtggtagagtgcttgcctcacatgtgtgaggaattgcgttcgatcctcagcaccacataaaaataaaaaaataggggctggggctgtagctcagtggtggagcgtttGCCTtgtaagtgtgaggcactgggttcaatcctcagcaccacataaaaataaataaggcatgtgtccatctacaactaaaaaatatttttaaataaattaattaattaaaagggctgggaatgtggctcagtgggtaagcataCCTGGGTCCTAgagtggaaagggaaaaaaaaggagtggCTCTCATTTGCCATAAAAAGAGCCTCTGAAGAGGTCAGAGCAGGTGACCACCTGGCTGGACATTCGTTTTGGAAAGCTCAGGCTGGCATGGCAGGGGAAGACTGAGGGAGGCTGGGACTGGAGGAGGATCCCATGGAGAAGAGGGTCTAGCCCTGGATTTGAGTTGACCTGCTGGCTTCTCGCAGTCTCTATAGTCTCTTGTGGCGTACTGTGGAGGGACCTGGGAGGGAGAGTGTCCAGATGGCCCTGCTCTGAGCAGATGAGACTCTGAACTAGGAATAAGCCACTTCTTCGATTCCGTCCCTAGTTTGTAACATGAAAAATTGGAGAAGAGGTTGGATGGCAGTGTTTTGAAAGTGAAGGCCACCATACATATGAAGAGCATTTTAAACATGTCCCATAGTGGATGTCTattccatttctcctttcctccagAGAGGTCAAGAGCTGGCCACAGAAAGGccagactgggggggggggggatccgGGGCCAGTTCATTGCGAAGTTCGAAGTTACATGGAAATGTTTTgtggattactttttttttttttttttttttgcaccagggatggaacccaggaccactgagccacatccccagccctttttattttttattttgaaataaggccttgctaagtaagttgcttagggcctcactaaattgctgaggctggttttgaacttgtgatcctcctgcctcagcctcccgagctgctgggatttcagatgaGCTCCACTGCAATTGGATTGAGGATTACTTTCAATTCACTGACCCCAGGAGCAGCCAAAGAAGGATCAAATATGGTCTGGCCAGACAAAGTGACACTAGTACAAGTGAACAGCTCTGGGACCAGGGTGGAAGAATGAGTGTGCATGTGTCAGATGGGGGTCAAAGGAGGTCCCTGGAGCGTGTCCTACCTTGGCCACCTGCCCGCGAAGGTCGTGCAGCTCGCCCTCTAACGTGCGTTTCTCACTGAGAGCAGTGCTCAGCGCAGCCTCCTTGGAGTTCAGCAGAGCTTCCAGGTCCTTGAGCCGGGCCTGGGCGGCCATCAAGTCACCCTCTTTCTTGGTATTGctaaagaaaagagggaagagtGGGTTTCAGAGGAATCCAGGTCCATGGTGAGGGCCGGGTTCCCAAGAGGTCAGCCCATGGGGCTGGCTCTGCAGTCCTCCTAACTGCCAGGAGAGGGCGTCCTTACTTTAGGTTTGTTTACATTGCCAGACTCTGGGGCTGGGCTTCCACCTCCCACAAGGTTCCCCAAaacccctttccttcctctccacccTTCCCATGACTCAGGGCTCAGGAACGTGCCTGGGGCTAAGGGCAAAGCTAGATCCCATGATATGAAtgcttttccctctcctcccattCCTTCCAAAAGAGACAGGGCATCTTTGTCTCCTGCTCCTTCCCACACAGGGCCTTAACTTTCCCCTCCCTGAATAACACCCACTCTCCATTCTGCCTGAGCTTCCCTCCCTCGGAAGAACCCGACAACTAGGCTCCTGGCCCTGGGCCTTGTGTACCTAATCCTCAGTTTGAGCCCCAACCTTGTCAGTCCCTTCTCCTAACCCTTTTATACACATGGGACTATGGGAAAGGAAAGTCCAGTTAGAGCTCAGGAGACCTGGGACGAGGACCTTGAGGGGAAATTTGGGCCTTTCCTCTCTCAAGACTGATCTGGGCAGAATAGGGGAGGTCCCAGCCTCCACTGGAGCCCTGAGAGAAGGCTGAACCCTACTCATCTACCCACAAGCCTCGGCATCTGGCCCCAGATGCGGCTCCCAAGCCTTCAGTTCCATCTGCCCTCCAGCCTTGAGCATCCTGCTCCTCAAATGGGGCAAAGCTCTGGGTAGAACCAATAACCCTGCTCCTGCACCTCCTGGGCCCCTCATTACTTCTGCCAAAGAACTGTAGAAGTACAGAGGTCCTAGGTTCTTTGGAGGCTCTGGGGAACCCAAGAACTTTCCAGACGTGCCGATCCAAGAGCCTGGTCAGCTGCCATATGTAATGCATCTgctttcatttctaaatttctttattttttatttttccctcaagCACAGGCCCACCAGGGCagacaggagaaaggaaaaagagacatAGGCAGTCAGGAAAAACCTACCCAGCAAGGAGAACAGCCCTGCTAACAAACTTTTTCCTGCCACGAAAGCCCTAAGCTCCACACAACCCAGCAAATTCACTCTGaagcaggagagaggggacttgcAGAAGCTGTGAAGGGAGAAGACACTTGGGAGATTCCAAATAAGGAGTCGCTCCCCTCTAACTGGGCTCCACTGGGTGGGATGGAGATAGAGGGACACCCAGAGGGGCAGGGGAGTTGCCCGTGCGCTTGCTCCATCCACCCCTCAGAACAGACTGTTCAAGGCAACAGTGTCTGTCTCCTGCAAAAAGAGGCCCTCTAGACCAGAGGatgtctcctctcctccctctcagcctgaaaagctaaaaataaagtcaaaaccCAGCTCAGGTTTTGGCTGCCATCCGGCCCAGCCCCTGGCTGGGAGCACAGCCCCAACTTTCCATGACTTCAGAACTTTTCCGAAGCTGAGGCAGctgcagggggaggagggaggatgaaGAAAAACTCCTGGTAAATGAAGCAACACAGCAGACCTAGACTCAGAGCTCCTGGGGCTGCTCCCAGGCTGGCAGGGGCCTCCCAGAAGAGACCTTTCTACCCCGAAGGCCAGGGCTGCAGCTGGCTCTATGGAGAGACTCCCAGAATTTAGAGAACCAGCTGGTGGACAGTACACTCCTGTAATagcagtgactcgggaggctgaggcaggtggactgcaagttcaaggcaacttagcaagactgtgtctcagaaaataaaagggctggggatgcagctcagtgctagagggcccctgggttcaatccccagtacaaaaaaaaattagagaaccaGCTTAGTCTCGGCTCAACTCAGCATCCTGCTTGTACAGATAAGGGACAGAAGAAGAAGGTAGATGACCCAGTGTCAAACACTGCAAGCACTTCAGGGATACTGTTCCAGTCTATCCTGGCCACTGGTTTGggactcctcctcctccatctcacTGCTTTCCCAAGTCACAAGGCTAGAGAGAATGGAGAAGACAGCCCTCCCCACCACAAAATGCCCCTCGGACAGGGCCAACCTGAACAGGGAGAGGCAAGAAGGCAGGAAAGACACTTTCACACGGTATCTCAAAGTCATCTCCTCCTAGTCCTGGCTCCAAGACCTCCTCAGATGGCAGAGGGGGAGCTCCTGAGGTTCACCTTGGAAATACCCTTTCCTTGGAAGTACCTGGCAAACACTGGCTGAGGAAAATGGAGATGCATGGTTCCTGGTTCCTGCCCTCTGGTCTTATAATCGAACAGGCACACggttgctttgttctttttcctttcatatatatatatatatttttttttttttttgggggggggttgtagatggacacaatacctttatttatttttaagtggtgctaaggatggaacctagtacctcacacttgctaggcaagtgctctactactgagctacaatcccagccctctttttccttttctgtgttttaagTCTAACCTTTTTACTTCCTTCTGTTGTTCCCAAAGGTGGCGGTGGTGGTAATAATGTACAGTCAGTCAGGTGtggttggcacatgcctataattccagctacttgagaggctgaggcaggaggattgcaactttgaggccagcctgggcaacttagtgagactttgtctcaaaaatattgaataaaaacagctttggatgtagctcagtggtagagcaatcctagtaca
This sequence is a window from Marmota flaviventris isolate mMarFla1 chromosome 10, mMarFla1.hap1, whole genome shotgun sequence. Protein-coding genes within it:
- the Lmna gene encoding lamin isoform X1, producing the protein METPSQRRATRSGAQAGSTPLSPTRITRLQEKEDLQELNDRLAVYIDRVRSLETENAGLRLRITESEEVVSREVSGIKAAYEAELGDARKTLDSVAKERARLQLELSKVREEFKELKARNTKKEGDLMAAQARLKDLEALLNSKEAALSTALSEKRTLEGELHDLRGQVAKLEAALGEAKKQLQDEMLRRVDAENRLQTLKEELDFQKNIYSEELRETKRRHETRLVEIDNGKQREFESRLADALQELRAQHEDQVEQYKKELEKTYSAKLDNARQSAERNSNLVGAAHEELQQSRIRIDSLSAQLSQLQKQLAAKEAKLRDLEDSLARERDTSRRLLAEKEREMAEMRARMQQQLDEYQELLDIKLALDMEIHAYRKLLEGEEERLRLSPSPTSQRTRGRASSHSSQTQGAGSVTKKRKLESTAESRSSFSQHARTSGRVAVEEVDEEGKFVRLRNKSNEDQSMGNWQIKRQNGDDPLLTYRFPPKFTLKAGQVVTIWASGAGATHSPPTDLVWKAQNTWGCGNSLRTALINSTGEEVAMRKLVRSVTVVEDDEDEDGDDLLHHHHGSHCSSSGDPAEYNLRSRTVLCGTCGQPADKASASGSGAQVGGSISSGSSSSSVTVTRSYRSVGGSGGGSFGDSLVTRSYLLGNSSPRTQNAQNCSIM
- the Lmna gene encoding lamin isoform X2 encodes the protein MRPGWWRLIMGNSVNLRAGWQMLCRSCAPSMRTRWNSTRRSWRRPILPSWTTPGSLLRGTATWWGPPTRSCSSRASASTASQPSSASCRSRVTRPLLPPPQLAAKEAKLRDLEDSLARERDTSRRLLAEKEREMAEMRARMQQQLDEYQELLDIKLALDMEIHAYRKLLEGEEERLRLSPSPTSQRTRGRASSHSSQTQGAGSVTKKRKLESTAESRSSFSQHARTSGRVAVEEVDEEGKFVRLRNKSNEDQSMGNWQIKRQNGDDPLLTYRFPPKFTLKAGQVVTIWASGAGATHSPPTDLVWKAQNTWGCGNSLRTALINSTGEEVAMRKLVRSVTVVEDDEDEDGDDLLHHHHGSHCSSSGDPAEYNLRSRTVLCGTCGQPADKASASGSGAQVGGSISSGSSSSSVTVTRSYRSVGGSGGGSFGDSLVTRSYLLGNSSPRTQNAQNCSIM